One Pirellulales bacterium genomic window, TTGCTGTACCACTTAACAGTCCGCCGCCGCCAACCGGCGCCAGGATCATGTCCAAGTTGGGAATCTCAGCCACTAGTTCGAGGGCCGCAGTTCCCTGACCGGCGATGATGCGAGGATCGTTGTAAGGATGGATGAAAACCGCTCCGCTCTGCTCGACCACGGCGGCCGCGGTTTCTTCACGAGCCTGAACTGTCGGTTCGCATTCGACGATCGTTGCGCCGTAGCCCGCCACCGCGTCGCGCTTCACCGCTGGCGCGCCGACGGGCATCACGATCGTGGCCGGAATGCTCCGCATCTGGGCAGCCAAGGCCAGGGCCTGCGCGTGATTACCCGAGGAGTGCGTGACCACACCCCGTCGGGCTTCTTCGTCGGCCAGCGACAGAACAGCGTTCGTCGCGCCGCGAAACTTAAAGGCGCCGACTCTTTGAAAATTCTCGCATTTGAAGAACACCGTCGCGCCACTTTGCGCGTCGAAATATTTCGAGCGCATGACTGGCGTGCGATGGACAAGGCAGGCAATTCGTGCGGCGGCTTGCCGGATCGCGGCGATATCGACTTCCGGCGCGTTGGCCATGATGTGCTCGATTCGCAACGACGATTATTTGTGACAGACGCTTAGGGGATGCGCACTTGGATTTCGTCGCCTACGACGCGCACCTCGAAACGGTCGATCTTGACCTTCGGATTGTCGCACCAGACGCCCGTGCAAACATTGAAGCGCCACGCGTGCCAGGGGCAAGTCACGATGCCCTGATGCACTTGCCCTGCCCCAAGCGATGCTCCCATATGCGGGCAAAGGTCGTCGATCGCCTCATAGCCTTCGCCGGTATTGAAGAGGGCCACCAGGCGCCCGTCGACGGTAAATGTGTCGCCGCGCCCTGTGGGGATCGATCCCACCTTGGCGACAGTTACGAAATCTGACATCCGGGCTTCCCGCAAGTCATGGGTCCACGGCCTCGAGAAAGCAATTCCCAACCGGCCACGAGAAGTCTATTCTAGCCTTGCTGCGCCGACCAGGGGCTGAACCGCCTCCCTCAATTTCCTCAACTGCGAAACGAGATATGAGAACCAATATCGCCAAACGAAAGCTGCGCGAGGGAAAGCCCTCGTTCGGTACCTGGCTATCGCTCGGAGACCTGTACGCCACGCGCATTTTGGCGCGGATGGGCTTTGATTGGCTGACGCTTGATCTGGAACACTCGCCGATCGATTGGTCTCAGGCGGCGATGATCTTTGCCGCAATT contains:
- a CDS encoding pyridoxal-phosphate dependent enzyme, with amino-acid sequence MANAPEVDIAAIRQAAARIACLVHRTPVMRSKYFDAQSGATVFFKCENFQRVGAFKFRGATNAVLSLADEEARRGVVTHSSGNHAQALALAAQMRSIPATIVMPVGAPAVKRDAVAGYGATIVECEPTVQAREETAAAVVEQSGAVFIHPYNDPRIIAGQGTAALELVAEIPNLDMILAPVGGGGLLSGTAIAGKELVPGLQVVGAEPAGADDAQRSLAAGRILPSDHPHTIADGLRTSLGELTFDIIRRQVDEIITVDDAATMHAMRQVWERMKIVIEPSAAVPVAVLLENASRFAGRRVGIILSGGNVDLAAIDWT
- a CDS encoding Rieske (2Fe-2S) protein, with the translated sequence MSDFVTVAKVGSIPTGRGDTFTVDGRLVALFNTGEGYEAIDDLCPHMGASLGAGQVHQGIVTCPWHAWRFNVCTGVWCDNPKVKIDRFEVRVVGDEIQVRIP